The Anolis carolinensis isolate JA03-04 chromosome 2, rAnoCar3.1.pri, whole genome shotgun sequence genome has a window encoding:
- the LOC100557872 gene encoding mitochondrial adenyl nucleotide antiporter SLC25A23 isoform X3, which yields MGIQKAGQIDVSEIQQTFHGLGVYISLLQAEKILHSIDKDGTMTIDWHEWRDHFILNPLENMEEIVHYWKHSTVLDIGECLTVPDEFSEKEKKTGMWWKQLIAGAMAGAVSRTGTAPLDRLKVFMQVHASKSNNMNVLGGLQGMIREGGIRSLWRGNGINVLKIAPESAIKFMAYEQIKRAIRGQQETLRVQERFIAGSLAGATAQTIIYPMEVLKTRLTLRKTGQYSGVADCARKVLQKEGVRAFYKGYLPNMLGIIPYAGIDLAVYETLKNTWLQKYSKNTADPGVLVLLGCGTVSSTCGQIASYPLALVRTRMQAQASIEGAPQFSMLGLFKHILSREGVFGLYRGIAPNFMKVIPAVSISYVVYENMKRALGVTSR from the exons ATGGGAATCCAGAAGGCTG GCCAGATTGATGTCTCTGAGATCCAGCAAACCTTCCACGGTCTGGGGGTTTACATCTCCCTCCTGCAAGCGGAGAAAATCTTGCACAG CATAGACAAGGATGGCACAATGACCATTGACTGGCACGAATGGCGGGACCATTTTATCCTCAATCCCCTGGAGAACATGGAGGAGATTGTACACTACTGGAAGCACTCAACA GTCCTTGACATTGGTGAGTGCCTCACTGTCCCAGATGAGTTTTccgagaaagagaagaaaactgGGATGTGGTGGAAACAACTTATTGCTGGCGCTATGGCCGGTGCTGTCTCTAGGACGGGAACGGCACCATTGGACCGGCTGAAAGTGTTCATGCAG GTGCACGCTTCGAAGAGCAACAACATGAATGTGTTGGGGGGGTTGCAAGGCATGATACGTGAAGGAGGCATCCGCTCACTATGGCGAGGCAATGGCATCAACGTGCTCAAAATCGCACCTGAGTCTGCCATCAAGTTCATGGCCTACGAACAG ATCAAACGGGCAATTCGTGGACAGCAAGAGACCCTGAGGGTGCAGGAGAGATTTATTGCTGGTTCACTAGCTGGTGCCACAGCACAGACTATAATCTACCCTATGGAG GTTCTGAAGACACGGCTGACCCTCCGCAAGACAGGCCAATACTCAGGAGTAGCTGACTGTGCCAGGAAGGTCCTGCAAAAGGAAGGGGTCCGTGCCTTCTACAAGGGCTACCTGCCTAACATGCTGGGCATCATCCCCTATGCTGGCATTGACTTGGCAGTTTATGAG ACTCTGAAGAATACCTGGTTGCAGAAGTACAGCAAAAACACCGCTGACCCAGGCGTTCTGGTGCTTTTGGGCTGCGGCACAGTCTCCAGCACCTGCGGCCAGATTGCCAGCTACCCCTTAGCACTGGTGCGGACACGAATGCAGGCGCAAG CATCCATTGAAGGTGCCCCTCAGTTCTCCATGCTGGGCCTCTTCAAGCACATCCTCTCCCGGGAAGGGGTGTTTGGCCTCTATCGTGGCATTGCTCCCAACTTCATGAAAGTGATTCCTGCCGTTAGTATCAGCTACGTTGTGTACGAGAACATGAAGCGAGCTCTGGGGGTGACGTCCAGATGA